The genomic stretch GGAAAGATCTCGCCGTTGCGACCGAGCTTGGTGGCGACGAACACCCCCTGCTTGTCGCGAAACTCGCCGATCCGCCGCTCCGACTGGCCGCCGCCATAGACGTCCGCAGTGTCCCAGAAGTTCACTTCGGCGCTGCGGGCCGTCTTCAGGATCTCCGCCGCGGACTCGTCGCTCACCGGCCCGAAGCTCTCGCCCAGTTGCCAGGTGCCGAGCCCGATCTCCGAGACCTCGTAACCGGTCTTGCCGAGTTTGCGTCGTTCCATGAATCCACTCCCTGTTTACGTGCCTGAAATAGCCGGGCCTGCGGCGCCCTGCAAAGCGGTTTCGCCTCTCGGCTTCCTCGCCTTTAGGCGGACGACGGTGTCGGTCTCGGCGATTACCGACTTGCGATGGGTGATGGCGATTATGGTGGTACCGGCGCTGAGGGTGCGCAGCTCGGCCATGATCGCCGCCTCGGTCGCTTCGTCCAGCGCCGAGCTCGCCTCGTCGAGGAACAGGAACGCCGGTTCGTCGTAGAGCGCTCGAGCGATGGCAATGCGCTGCCGCTCGCCGCCTGAGAGCTTCAGCCCGCGCTCGCCGACTGTGGTTTCGAGACCCTCCGGCAGGCCGGTGATGAACCTGTGGATCGACGCCAGGCGCGTGGCCCGCTCGAGCTTTGCGGCATCGCGGTCGCGCCCAAGCACGATATTGGCCGCCAGCGTGTCGTTGAGTAGCATCACCTCCTGCGGCACCACGCCGATCGCCGCATACCAGCTGGCGCGGCCTACGGTTGCGAGATCGGTGCCGTCGACCCGGATGCTTCCCTCGCCCGGCTCCAGCGCCTTCAGCGCCAGCTTGAACAATGTCGACTTGCCTGCCCCGGTCGGGCCGGTGATGAAGGTCAGCCGACCGCGTTCGGCGACGAAGCTCACTCCATCGGCAATCCGTTCGTTGTCATAGCTGACGCCGACGCCACTGAACTCCAGGCGCCCGGCGTCTATCGCCAAGCCGCCCCTCACCTCATCTTCCTCCGGCTCCGCCCACATCCGGCCGAACGGCACCAGCTTGGCGAAGGAGCGCACAATGTCGTCGATCGCCGAACCCACCATTTCGAACGGACGGTTGAGCTGCATCATCAGCGTATTGATAAGCACGATGTCTCCGACGCTCAGCTGGCCGGCCTCGTAACGCGGGAGCAGGATCAGGAAGGTAACAGCCAATTGCACCGCCAAGGCCAGGCTGACGCCGGCAGCATAGATCATGCGGCGGGCGCTCCATTGGCCCCATGCCGTCCGCACCTGCCCGGCCTTGCGCGAGAAGCTCTCGGCGATCCAGCGATCGCCGTTGAAATAGCGCAGCGTCTCCATGGCATTGATGGCATTGCCGACGAACGCCGCATTGTTCTGGTCGGTCTCCACCGCCTTCTCGAGAAACGGTGCAGTCCATCGATTGGCGGCGTAGGTGAGGCCGATGAACACCACACCATAGGCCAGCACGATCAGGACAACTTCCGGATGGATCACCGTCCCCAGCACAGCCACGCCAAATCCGATGCTGAGCAGCGCCGGCAGCAGCACGATGATGCCCAATTGAACGAAGACGAACAGCGCCTC from Devosia sp. A16 encodes the following:
- a CDS encoding ABC transporter ATP-binding protein; this translates as MKSDWAIVATPVRAVYGRFFRESWPALVGVAVMVVAAAVAEVATPYYFSRLIDTLNADLVTGLGLSFVLYAALMGFAGAVSRMTSYIAWGIAQSLNFIVGTSFFERIVKKRVTFFIEHNPVAIQKARAEGEEALFVFVQLGIIVLLPALLSIGFGVAVLGTVIHPEVVLIVLAYGVVFIGLTYAANRWTAPFLEKAVETDQNNAAFVGNAINAMETLRYFNGDRWIAESFSRKAGQVRTAWGQWSARRMIYAAGVSLALAVQLAVTFLILLPRYEAGQLSVGDIVLINTLMMQLNRPFEMVGSAIDDIVRSFAKLVPFGRMWAEPEEDEVRGGLAIDAGRLEFSGVGVSYDNERIADGVSFVAERGRLTFITGPTGAGKSTLFKLALKALEPGEGSIRVDGTDLATVGRASWYAAIGVVPQEVMLLNDTLAANIVLGRDRDAAKLERATRLASIHRFITGLPEGLETTVGERGLKLSGGERQRIAIARALYDEPAFLFLDEASSALDEATEAAIMAELRTLSAGTTIIAITHRKSVIAETDTVVRLKARKPRGETALQGAAGPAISGT